The following proteins are co-located in the Rhodococcus opacus B4 genome:
- a CDS encoding NADH:flavin oxidoreductase has protein sequence MTIDLDPPAVKVDPLAPARLGPITLRNRVIKAATFEGLTPKGLVTDELIEFHRQPAAGGVGMTTVAYCAVAPDGRTSPGQIQWTDETMPGLRKLTDAIHAEGAAVSAQIGHAGPVAAAKYIGHPALGPSRAFRMTTQNFSKPATAADITRIVEAHAHAARRAVDAGFDAVEIHFGHNYLISSFLSPKVNKRTDEYGGSLANRARFALETARAVREAVGGRIAILAKLNMDDGVPGGFWVDEAIQVAQWLEQDGSLDALELTAGSSLLNPMYLFKGDAPLREFAAVMPQPTKLGIRLVGKHFLKEYPYRDAYLLDDARQIRAAVTMPLVLLGGITGKATMDLAMEEGFQFVAVARALLREPDLVNRITQDNHNPGLCIHCNKCMTAIYGGTHCVLRAQ, from the coding sequence ATGACGATAGATCTCGACCCGCCCGCAGTGAAGGTCGATCCGCTCGCCCCGGCCAGGCTCGGGCCGATCACCCTGCGTAATCGCGTGATCAAGGCCGCGACGTTCGAGGGCCTGACCCCGAAGGGTCTGGTCACCGACGAACTCATCGAATTCCATCGGCAACCCGCCGCCGGGGGCGTCGGGATGACGACGGTCGCGTACTGCGCAGTCGCCCCCGACGGGAGGACGTCGCCCGGCCAGATCCAATGGACCGACGAGACGATGCCGGGCCTACGGAAGCTGACCGACGCCATCCACGCCGAGGGCGCGGCGGTGTCGGCGCAGATCGGTCACGCGGGACCGGTCGCGGCCGCGAAGTACATCGGGCACCCGGCGCTGGGCCCGTCCCGCGCGTTCCGGATGACCACGCAGAACTTCTCGAAGCCGGCCACCGCGGCCGACATCACCCGGATCGTCGAGGCGCACGCCCACGCGGCCCGCCGTGCGGTGGACGCGGGGTTCGACGCCGTCGAGATCCATTTCGGCCACAACTACCTGATCAGCTCGTTTCTCAGCCCGAAGGTCAACAAGCGCACGGACGAGTACGGCGGATCCCTGGCGAACCGCGCCCGCTTCGCGCTCGAGACCGCCAGGGCCGTGCGCGAGGCGGTGGGCGGCAGGATCGCGATTCTCGCGAAACTGAACATGGACGACGGCGTGCCCGGCGGCTTCTGGGTGGACGAGGCCATCCAGGTGGCGCAGTGGCTCGAACAGGACGGGTCACTCGACGCGCTCGAGCTCACCGCGGGCAGTTCGCTGCTGAATCCGATGTACCTGTTCAAGGGCGACGCGCCGCTCCGCGAGTTCGCCGCCGTCATGCCGCAGCCGACAAAACTGGGAATCCGGTTGGTCGGCAAGCATTTCCTGAAGGAATACCCCTACCGCGACGCCTACCTCCTCGACGACGCCCGGCAGATCAGGGCCGCCGTGACGATGCCGCTCGTGCTGCTCGGCGGCATCACCGGCAAGGCGACCATGGACCTGGCGATGGAGGAGGGCTTCCAGTTCGTGGCCGTCGCACGGGCACTGCTGCGGGAGCCCGACCTCGTCAACCGCATCACGCAGGACAACCACAACCCCGGTCTGTGCATTCACTGCAACAAGTGCATGACGGCTATCTACGGTGGCACCCACTGCGTGCTCCGAGCGCAGTGA
- a CDS encoding FAD-dependent oxidoreductase, which translates to MQDWTTECDVLVVGSGGGALTGAYTAASQGLRTLVLEKTPLFGGTSAYSGAAVWLPGTAVQERAGIGDSTDKARTYLRAVVGDEEIDRQEAYVTTAPEVVALLESDPHIEFEWRAFPDYYKAPGRMDYGRAINPLDLPSDEVGELREVIRPEADVDRAGEPHPEGTLNGGRALIGRLLMALYGTGHAELRTETAARSLIVEDGRVVGAVATDAAGETIRIRATRGVLLAAGGIEGSAALRTENGTPGRAEWSMGPRGANTGDLLKAAVEAGADTALLDEAWWCPGVELPDGSGAFMVGVRGGILVDSSGERYLNESLPYDQFGRAMIEHGSSSSYLVFDSKEGGPVLPAISIPNISAEKHLAAGTWVSADTIEELAEQIGVPADALGRTVEQFNDFAKHGVDEAFHRGEDPYDNFFCPPGTGADAPPNPALSPVSQGPFHAARIVLSDLGTKGGVRTDADARVLRADGTAIDGLYAAGNTSASLSGRFYPGPGVPLGTAMVFSYRAVQHMRS; encoded by the coding sequence ATGCAGGACTGGACAACCGAGTGCGACGTGCTGGTGGTCGGTTCGGGGGGCGGCGCCCTGACCGGCGCGTACACGGCCGCTTCGCAGGGTTTGCGCACCCTCGTCCTCGAGAAGACCCCACTGTTCGGTGGCACGTCCGCGTACTCGGGCGCCGCGGTGTGGCTGCCGGGTACCGCCGTGCAGGAGCGTGCCGGTATCGGCGACTCCACGGACAAGGCGCGCACGTACCTGCGCGCAGTGGTGGGCGACGAGGAGATCGACCGCCAGGAGGCGTACGTCACCACCGCACCCGAGGTCGTCGCACTCCTCGAATCCGATCCCCACATCGAGTTCGAGTGGCGCGCATTCCCCGACTACTACAAGGCACCCGGCCGGATGGACTACGGTCGCGCGATCAACCCGCTCGATCTGCCGAGCGACGAGGTCGGGGAGCTTCGTGAGGTCATCCGGCCGGAGGCCGACGTCGACCGGGCAGGCGAGCCGCATCCCGAGGGAACGCTGAACGGGGGGCGCGCCCTGATCGGCCGTCTCCTCATGGCCCTGTACGGCACCGGGCACGCGGAACTGCGCACCGAGACCGCGGCCCGCTCGCTGATCGTCGAGGACGGCCGGGTCGTCGGCGCCGTGGCGACGGACGCGGCCGGTGAGACGATACGCATCCGGGCGACGCGCGGCGTGCTGCTCGCGGCGGGCGGGATCGAGGGCAGCGCGGCCCTGCGCACCGAGAACGGAACGCCCGGCCGTGCGGAGTGGAGCATGGGCCCGCGTGGCGCCAACACCGGCGACCTCCTGAAGGCGGCGGTGGAGGCCGGTGCCGACACCGCGCTGCTCGACGAGGCGTGGTGGTGCCCCGGCGTCGAACTTCCGGACGGCTCGGGCGCTTTCATGGTGGGCGTGCGAGGCGGAATCCTGGTCGACAGTTCCGGCGAGCGATACCTCAACGAGTCGCTGCCGTACGACCAGTTCGGCCGCGCGATGATCGAACACGGAAGCTCCTCGTCCTACCTCGTCTTCGATTCGAAGGAAGGCGGTCCCGTGTTGCCTGCCATCTCCATTCCGAACATCTCCGCCGAGAAGCATCTCGCGGCGGGCACCTGGGTGTCGGCGGACACGATCGAGGAACTCGCCGAGCAGATCGGCGTCCCCGCAGACGCTCTGGGCCGCACGGTCGAACAGTTCAACGACTTCGCCAAGCACGGCGTCGACGAGGCATTCCACCGGGGAGAGGATCCGTACGACAACTTCTTCTGCCCTCCCGGAACGGGTGCGGACGCCCCGCCCAACCCGGCGCTGAGCCCGGTGTCGCAGGGCCCGTTCCACGCGGCCCGCATCGTGCTCAGCGACCTCGGCACCAAGGGCGGGGTCCGGACCGACGCCGACGCCCGCGTCCTGCGCGCCGACGGCACGGCCATCGACGGACTGTATGCGGCCGGCAACACGAGCGCGTCACTCAGTGGCCGCTTCTATCCCGGACCGGGTGTGCCGCTCGGTACCGCAATGGTGTTCTCCTACCGGGCCGTTCAGCACATGCGGAGCTGA
- a CDS encoding acyl-CoA dehydrogenase, with protein sequence MTMGLTEEERDLRDSVRGWATRTVTPDVLREAVEAKTEQRPSFWTSLAELGVLGLHLPEEAGGAGCGLVELAVVTEELGRVLLPGPFLPTVLLGAVLHESGRAGELSGLADGTTLGAVALQPGSLRLVRDGGAVTLDGESGYVLGGQVGDLFLLAAADGDDTVFVALTPDRLGVTDLPSHDVVRRNATAAVTGLEIADADVLQIDAQRVLDLAATLFAAEASGVADWAVTTAADYARVRRQFGRPIGQFQGVKHRVARMLGLAEQARVCAWDAARAMNPGTGAAEASLAAAVAGATAPESAFSVTKDCIQVLGGIGYTWEHDAHLYLRRAQSLRILLGSTAFWRRRVARATLGGARRVLGIDLPPEAAGLRAGIRAELAAAASLCEEERGTYLAEKGYTAPHLPAPWGRGAGAVEQLVIAEELRAAALKPHDMIIGNWVVPTLIAHGSDDQLQRFVPQSLRGDLVWCQLFSEPGAGSDLAGLTTRATKVDGGWVLRGQKVWTSMARDADWGICLARTDASVPKHKGLSYFLIDMKASEGLDIRPLREITGEALFNEVFLDDVFVPDELLVGDPGDGWKLARTTLANERVSLSHDSSLGSGGEALLTLAGELPGGIDDEQLTVLGKVLCDAQSGGLMGLRTTLRSIAGGQPGAESSVAKLLGVEHIQQVWEVAMDWAGPRALLGDRPRTSDTQMFLNSQCMSIAGGTTNVQLNIIGERLLGLPRDPEPGQGAVA encoded by the coding sequence ATGACAATGGGATTGACCGAAGAAGAGCGCGACCTCCGCGACTCGGTGCGAGGCTGGGCCACGCGGACCGTGACCCCGGACGTGCTCCGGGAGGCCGTCGAGGCCAAGACCGAGCAGCGACCGTCGTTCTGGACGTCGTTGGCGGAACTGGGCGTACTGGGACTGCACCTGCCGGAGGAGGCAGGCGGAGCGGGCTGCGGGCTGGTGGAACTGGCTGTGGTCACCGAGGAACTCGGCCGGGTCCTGCTGCCCGGACCTTTTCTACCGACCGTGCTGCTCGGCGCCGTTCTGCACGAATCCGGGCGCGCGGGTGAGCTGTCCGGACTGGCCGACGGTACGACCCTCGGCGCGGTGGCGCTGCAACCGGGTTCGCTGCGCCTCGTCCGAGACGGCGGAGCAGTGACACTGGACGGCGAGTCCGGGTACGTCCTCGGCGGGCAGGTGGGAGACCTGTTCCTGCTCGCGGCCGCGGACGGCGACGACACCGTGTTCGTGGCGCTCACCCCCGACCGCCTGGGCGTGACCGACCTGCCCAGCCACGACGTGGTGCGCCGCAACGCGACCGCGGCGGTGACCGGACTCGAGATCGCCGACGCCGACGTCCTGCAAATCGATGCGCAGCGCGTCCTCGATCTGGCCGCCACGTTGTTCGCCGCCGAGGCGTCGGGTGTCGCCGACTGGGCCGTGACCACCGCCGCCGACTACGCCAGGGTGCGCAGGCAGTTCGGCCGTCCCATCGGCCAGTTCCAGGGTGTGAAGCACCGGGTGGCGCGGATGCTCGGCCTGGCGGAGCAGGCCAGGGTGTGCGCCTGGGACGCGGCCCGCGCGATGAATCCCGGAACGGGCGCGGCGGAGGCGTCACTCGCCGCCGCGGTCGCCGGAGCCACCGCGCCCGAGTCGGCGTTCTCGGTCACCAAGGACTGCATCCAGGTGCTCGGGGGCATCGGCTACACGTGGGAACACGACGCCCACCTGTACCTGCGCCGAGCGCAGTCGCTGCGGATCCTGCTGGGGTCCACCGCGTTCTGGCGGCGGCGCGTGGCCCGCGCGACCCTGGGCGGTGCCCGGCGGGTGCTCGGCATCGATCTTCCACCCGAGGCCGCCGGCCTCCGGGCCGGCATCCGAGCGGAACTCGCGGCCGCCGCGTCGCTGTGCGAGGAGGAACGCGGGACGTACCTGGCCGAGAAGGGCTACACCGCACCGCACCTCCCCGCACCCTGGGGCAGGGGAGCGGGCGCCGTGGAACAACTCGTGATCGCGGAGGAACTGCGCGCGGCCGCACTGAAGCCCCACGACATGATCATCGGAAACTGGGTGGTGCCCACACTCATCGCGCACGGCAGCGACGACCAGTTGCAGCGCTTCGTGCCGCAGTCGCTGCGCGGCGACCTCGTCTGGTGCCAGCTGTTCTCCGAACCCGGCGCCGGATCGGACCTCGCCGGCCTGACCACCAGGGCCACGAAGGTGGACGGCGGCTGGGTGCTGCGGGGGCAGAAGGTGTGGACGTCGATGGCCCGGGACGCGGACTGGGGAATCTGCCTCGCCCGCACCGACGCCTCGGTTCCCAAGCACAAGGGATTGTCGTACTTCCTGATCGACATGAAGGCGAGCGAGGGTCTGGACATCCGGCCGCTGCGGGAGATCACCGGCGAAGCACTGTTCAACGAGGTGTTCCTCGACGACGTCTTCGTCCCCGACGAACTCCTCGTGGGCGATCCGGGCGACGGCTGGAAGCTGGCCCGCACCACCCTCGCCAACGAACGCGTGTCACTGTCGCACGACTCCTCGCTGGGGTCCGGTGGCGAGGCACTGCTGACCCTGGCCGGTGAACTGCCCGGCGGCATCGACGACGAGCAGCTGACCGTACTCGGCAAGGTGCTCTGCGACGCACAATCCGGTGGGCTGATGGGGTTGCGCACCACCCTCCGCTCGATCGCGGGCGGGCAGCCGGGCGCCGAGTCGTCGGTCGCGAAACTGCTCGGCGTCGAACACATCCAGCAGGTGTGGGAGGTGGCGATGGACTGGGCCGGCCCGCGGGCGCTGCTCGGCGACCGGCCCCGCACGTCGGACACACAGATGTTCCTGAACTCGCAGTGCATGTCGATCGCGGGCGGCACCACCAACGTCCAGCTCAACATCATCGGCGAACGGCTGCTGGGGTTGCCCCGCGACCCAGAGCCCGGGCAAGGAGCGGTGGCCTGA
- a CDS encoding steroid 3-ketoacyl-CoA thiolase, producing the protein MGNAVIVDAARTPIGRRRGALSGLHPVELLGAVQRGVVERAGLAAEDVGQIVGGCVTQAGEQSNNVTRQAWLHAGLPYTTAATSIDCACGSSQQAVHVVAGLIASGQISAGIGCGVEAMSRVFLGQAATPETGNPYPGDWSIDMGDQFTSAQRIADLRGLERGDVDALGLESQRRAAQAWAEGRFDREIVPVTAPVVDRAGAPTGESAVITRDGGLRETTAEALSALKPVIDGHIHTAGNSSQISDGAAAVLLMDEDRARALGLRPRARIVASGMVGSDPYYHLDGPIDSTRMVLDRAGMSLGDIDLVEINEAFASVVLSWAQVHGADLSKVNVNGGAIALGHPVGSTGARLITTALHELERSDTATALVTMCAGGALSTATIIERI; encoded by the coding sequence ATGGGCAACGCCGTCATCGTCGACGCGGCACGGACACCGATCGGGCGGCGGCGCGGGGCGCTGTCCGGACTGCATCCGGTCGAACTGCTCGGCGCAGTACAGCGGGGCGTCGTCGAACGGGCCGGTCTCGCCGCGGAGGACGTCGGGCAGATCGTCGGCGGATGCGTCACCCAGGCCGGTGAGCAGTCCAACAACGTGACCCGGCAGGCGTGGCTGCACGCGGGACTGCCGTACACGACGGCGGCCACGTCGATCGACTGCGCCTGCGGATCGTCCCAGCAGGCCGTGCACGTCGTGGCGGGTCTGATCGCGTCCGGCCAGATCTCCGCCGGAATCGGGTGCGGCGTCGAGGCCATGAGCCGGGTGTTCCTCGGCCAGGCCGCCACGCCGGAAACGGGCAACCCGTACCCCGGCGACTGGTCGATCGACATGGGCGACCAGTTCACGTCCGCGCAGCGGATCGCCGACCTGCGCGGACTCGAGCGCGGCGACGTCGACGCCCTCGGCCTCGAATCGCAACGACGCGCCGCACAGGCCTGGGCGGAAGGACGATTCGACCGCGAGATCGTGCCGGTCACCGCCCCCGTCGTGGACAGGGCGGGCGCACCCACCGGTGAATCCGCGGTGATCACCCGGGACGGGGGCCTGCGGGAGACGACGGCCGAGGCCCTGTCGGCGCTGAAGCCGGTGATCGACGGCCACATCCACACCGCGGGCAACTCGTCCCAGATCAGCGACGGGGCCGCCGCCGTTCTGCTCATGGACGAGGACCGTGCCCGCGCACTCGGCCTGCGGCCGCGCGCGCGGATCGTCGCGTCCGGCATGGTCGGCTCCGACCCCTATTACCACCTCGACGGGCCGATCGACTCGACGCGGATGGTCCTGGACCGCGCCGGAATGTCGCTGGGCGACATCGATCTCGTCGAAATCAACGAGGCATTCGCGTCGGTCGTGCTGTCGTGGGCGCAGGTGCACGGCGCCGACCTGTCGAAGGTGAACGTCAACGGCGGCGCCATCGCCCTCGGGCATCCGGTGGGCTCCACCGGGGCCCGGCTGATCACCACCGCGCTGCACGAATTGGAGCGCTCGGACACCGCCACCGCACTCGTCACGATGTGCGCCGGTGGAGCGCTGTCCACCGCCACCATCATCGAACGCATCTGA
- a CDS encoding mycofactocin-coupled SDR family oxidoreductase produces the protein MTSPHRFDNKVVFVTGAARGQGRAEAVRFASEGADIIAIDACAEFASTPYPGATQEDLAETVRLVEATGRRIVSATADVRDFDGLSRALADGIDRLGRLDVVIANAGICSGALSWEITAEQWQETVDVNLTGTFHTAKAAIPYLIEQGEGGAVVFTSSVSGLKGTPFTGHYVATKHGITGLAKTMANELGEHRIRVNTVHPAGVDTGMKMRDLHPLIARYASTLGSIYQNSLPYTITQPEDVAAVVAWVCSDEAKYITGAQIPVDMGNLIR, from the coding sequence GTGACCTCACCGCACCGTTTCGACAACAAGGTCGTCTTCGTCACCGGCGCCGCCCGAGGGCAGGGCCGCGCCGAGGCCGTCCGGTTCGCGTCCGAGGGCGCCGACATCATCGCGATCGACGCCTGCGCCGAATTCGCGTCCACTCCCTACCCCGGTGCGACACAGGAAGACCTGGCCGAGACGGTCCGGCTCGTCGAGGCGACCGGCAGGCGGATCGTCTCGGCCACCGCCGACGTGCGTGACTTCGACGGCCTCTCGCGGGCACTGGCCGACGGCATCGACCGGCTTGGCCGCCTCGACGTCGTGATCGCGAACGCGGGCATCTGCTCGGGCGCACTGTCGTGGGAGATCACCGCCGAGCAGTGGCAGGAGACGGTCGACGTCAACCTCACCGGAACATTCCACACCGCGAAGGCGGCGATTCCGTACCTGATCGAGCAGGGTGAGGGCGGGGCGGTCGTCTTCACCAGTTCGGTGTCCGGGCTGAAAGGCACCCCGTTCACCGGGCACTACGTCGCCACCAAGCACGGCATCACCGGACTCGCCAAGACGATGGCGAACGAACTCGGGGAGCACCGCATCCGCGTCAACACGGTGCACCCGGCCGGGGTCGACACCGGCATGAAGATGCGCGACCTGCACCCGCTGATCGCCCGGTACGCGTCGACGCTCGGCTCGATCTACCAGAACTCGCTGCCCTACACCATCACCCAGCCGGAGGACGTCGCCGCCGTCGTCGCGTGGGTGTGTTCCGACGAAGCGAAGTACATCACCGGGGCGCAGATTCCCGTCGATATGGGGAACCTCATCCGCTGA
- a CDS encoding TetR family transcriptional regulator has product MPRIAEVRDAAEPSSEEQRARHVRMLEAAVELATEKEIARVQMHEVAKRAGVAIGTLYRYFPSKTHLFVAVMVDQIEQMSRGFKKSAPPGESPQDAVYNVLVRATRGLLRRPALSTAMIQSTSTANVASVPDAGKVDRAFRQIMLDAAGIEHPTEEDLTALRLLVQLWFGVIQSCLNGRVTIPDAESDIRKACDLLLVGLSHR; this is encoded by the coding sequence GTGCCGAGAATCGCCGAGGTGCGGGACGCTGCCGAACCGAGTTCGGAGGAACAGCGGGCCCGCCACGTCCGCATGCTCGAGGCCGCCGTAGAACTGGCGACCGAGAAGGAAATCGCCCGCGTCCAGATGCACGAGGTGGCCAAGCGCGCCGGTGTCGCGATCGGGACGCTGTACCGGTACTTTCCGTCGAAGACGCACCTGTTCGTCGCAGTGATGGTCGATCAGATCGAGCAGATGAGTCGGGGTTTCAAGAAGAGCGCGCCTCCTGGGGAATCGCCGCAGGACGCGGTGTACAACGTCCTGGTCCGGGCCACCCGGGGTCTGCTGCGCCGGCCCGCGCTCTCGACGGCGATGATCCAGTCCACGAGCACCGCCAACGTCGCGTCCGTGCCGGACGCGGGGAAGGTCGACCGCGCGTTCCGGCAGATCATGCTGGACGCCGCCGGGATCGAACACCCGACGGAGGAAGACCTGACCGCGTTGCGCCTGCTGGTGCAGTTGTGGTTCGGCGTGATCCAGTCGTGCCTCAACGGCCGGGTCACCATTCCCGACGCCGAATCCGACATCCGCAAGGCGTGCGACCTGCTGCTGGTCGGTCTGTCGCACCGCTGA
- a CDS encoding class I adenylate-forming enzyme family protein, protein MTAPTDPQLHLDQVMSRLTGPGGRFELVEEPVLGTRMPVMKHRGRSVGELLTTSLRWGDRDYLVTADRRLSYTEHAAAVAALATALREEHGVGKGDRVAILAANTPEWVVAFWATQVLGAISVGLNGWWVPREVEYGLAHSRPTVVIADAKRAETLAAVGTELPVLTMEQDLPAIFARYAGYPMPHTDVDEDDPAAILYTSGTSGRPKGALHSQRNILAVVDYHRFSDAVVGEFSGRPVDPAMPSPLRYLLTSPLFHIASLHNLVIPRLATGGAVVMHQGGFDVDAVLRLVERERVTNWGAVPTMASRLVEHDHLDRYDLSSLTSFSLASAPSSVAFKERLREKVPFARNALVDSYGLTECSTAIAVATAPELEQFPGTLGRPILTVSMEIRDPYGEWLPDGVEGEVCVRSPFVMLGYWEDEAATAAAIAPGRWLRTGDYGLVENGRLRLTGRRSDLILRGGENVYPTEIEQCLDEHPDVLECAVIGTPHQDLGQEVAAVVVLRPGAATTEAELRDYAAERLSYFKVPTRWRITTDLLPRNATGKMIRRDITV, encoded by the coding sequence ATGACTGCCCCCACAGATCCACAGTTGCACCTGGATCAGGTGATGTCCCGTCTCACCGGACCCGGTGGACGTTTCGAACTCGTCGAGGAGCCGGTGCTCGGCACCCGGATGCCGGTGATGAAGCACCGCGGGCGCTCGGTCGGCGAACTCCTCACCACCTCGCTTCGGTGGGGCGACCGCGACTACCTCGTCACCGCCGACCGCCGGCTGTCGTACACCGAGCACGCCGCCGCGGTCGCGGCCCTGGCGACGGCGCTGCGTGAGGAGCACGGCGTCGGCAAGGGCGATCGGGTGGCGATCCTGGCCGCGAACACCCCCGAGTGGGTGGTCGCGTTCTGGGCCACACAGGTGCTCGGCGCCATCAGCGTCGGATTGAACGGCTGGTGGGTTCCGCGCGAGGTCGAGTACGGGCTCGCCCACAGCCGTCCGACCGTGGTGATCGCGGACGCGAAACGCGCCGAGACACTCGCCGCCGTCGGCACCGAACTCCCCGTCCTCACGATGGAACAGGATCTGCCCGCGATCTTCGCGCGGTACGCCGGTTACCCGATGCCGCACACCGACGTCGACGAGGACGATCCGGCCGCCATCCTCTACACCAGCGGCACGAGCGGCAGGCCCAAAGGCGCGTTGCACTCGCAGCGCAACATCCTGGCCGTCGTCGACTACCACCGCTTCAGCGACGCCGTGGTCGGCGAATTCAGCGGGCGGCCCGTCGATCCGGCGATGCCCAGCCCGCTCCGCTACCTGCTGACCTCTCCCCTGTTCCACATCGCGAGCCTGCACAATCTGGTGATTCCGCGGCTGGCGACCGGTGGTGCCGTCGTCATGCACCAGGGTGGATTCGACGTCGACGCCGTGCTCCGTCTCGTCGAGCGGGAACGCGTCACCAACTGGGGTGCGGTGCCCACCATGGCGTCGCGTCTCGTGGAGCACGACCACCTCGACCGGTACGACCTGTCGTCGCTCACGTCGTTCTCGCTGGCGTCCGCACCGTCGTCGGTCGCGTTCAAGGAACGGCTGCGCGAGAAGGTGCCGTTCGCCCGCAATGCGCTCGTGGACAGTTACGGACTCACCGAGTGCAGTACCGCGATCGCCGTCGCCACCGCGCCCGAACTCGAGCAGTTCCCGGGCACGCTGGGGCGCCCGATCCTCACGGTGAGCATGGAGATCCGCGACCCGTACGGGGAATGGCTGCCCGACGGCGTCGAGGGTGAGGTGTGCGTCCGCAGTCCGTTCGTGATGCTCGGCTATTGGGAGGACGAGGCCGCCACCGCCGCCGCGATCGCCCCCGGCCGCTGGCTCCGGACCGGCGACTACGGACTCGTCGAGAACGGTCGTCTGCGGCTCACCGGGCGTCGCTCGGACCTGATCCTGCGGGGCGGCGAGAACGTGTACCCCACCGAGATCGAGCAGTGCCTCGACGAACACCCCGACGTGCTCGAATGCGCGGTGATCGGGACGCCGCACCAGGATCTGGGGCAGGAGGTGGCCGCCGTGGTGGTGTTGCGACCGGGTGCCGCGACCACCGAGGCGGAACTGCGGGACTACGCGGCCGAGCGACTGTCGTATTTCAAGGTCCCGACGCGGTGGCGGATCACCACGGATCTGCTGCCGCGCAATGCCACCGGCAAGATGATCCGGCGCGACATCACCGTGTGA
- a CDS encoding PaaI family thioesterase, translated as MSVGTHPTFENSAPGTVLTSPPDGSAVDRATGAARRVVDALLRTDRGNANLERVAEELNSIAEHLEEHAPAVAERLIDMWNGEGVTRHDPVTGPENALAPPLVLEGLSDGSVRGTVTLTIPYQGPPGHVHGGVSALLLDHVLGVANAWSGKAGMTAQLSTRYHRPTPLFEPLTLTGKLISVDGRKITTAGDIRTADGQVCVSVEGLFVDKTMPRPR; from the coding sequence ATGAGCGTCGGTACGCACCCCACGTTCGAGAACAGTGCGCCGGGAACGGTGCTGACGTCGCCACCCGACGGTTCCGCCGTCGACCGGGCGACCGGGGCCGCCCGCCGCGTGGTCGACGCCTTGCTGCGCACCGACCGCGGCAACGCCAACCTCGAGCGCGTCGCGGAGGAGCTGAACAGCATCGCCGAACACCTCGAGGAACATGCCCCTGCCGTCGCGGAGCGGCTGATCGACATGTGGAACGGCGAGGGCGTCACTCGGCACGACCCCGTCACCGGACCCGAGAACGCGCTCGCGCCGCCCCTCGTCCTCGAGGGCCTGTCCGACGGATCGGTCCGGGGCACCGTCACCCTCACCATCCCGTACCAGGGCCCGCCCGGACACGTCCACGGCGGCGTGTCCGCGCTGCTGCTCGACCACGTCCTCGGCGTCGCCAACGCCTGGAGTGGAAAGGCGGGCATGACAGCGCAGTTGAGCACCCGCTACCACCGCCCGACGCCACTGTTCGAACCGCTCACCCTCACCGGGAAGCTGATCTCCGTCGACGGCCGCAAGATCACCACCGCCGGCGACATCCGGACCGCGGACGGCCAGGTGTGCGTCTCCGTCGAGGGACTGTTCGTCGACAAGACCATGCCCCGCCCACGATGA
- a CDS encoding MaoC/PaaZ C-terminal domain-containing protein — protein MAIDVNAALTADPVVREVSWTERDVMLYHLGLGAGENALDPAELRWVYEKDLRVLPTFALVAGQGISAGDAPQAGLSLPGIDIDLRRILHGGQSLTVHAPIPAAGTARLSSRVSGVWDKGKAAVIVLEQTATDSGGNPLWTTGMQIWARDEGGFGGSPGPESVATIPERAPDKVLVSHTGTAQALLYRLSGDLNPLHADPAFAAAAGFERPILHGLASYGVVCKAVVDGVLGGDPTRLRHYAVRFAGSLYPGDTVETAVWQEGDRLTLCATCPDRAGQPVLTQATMEVSG, from the coding sequence ATGGCAATCGACGTGAATGCGGCGCTGACCGCCGACCCGGTGGTCCGGGAGGTGTCGTGGACCGAACGCGACGTGATGCTCTACCACCTCGGACTCGGCGCCGGCGAGAACGCCCTGGACCCGGCGGAACTGCGCTGGGTGTACGAGAAGGATCTGCGGGTGCTCCCGACGTTCGCGCTGGTGGCGGGTCAGGGGATCTCGGCGGGCGACGCACCGCAGGCCGGGCTGAGCCTGCCCGGCATCGACATCGATCTGCGGAGAATCCTGCATGGCGGGCAGTCGCTCACCGTGCATGCGCCGATCCCCGCCGCAGGCACGGCCCGGCTGTCCTCGCGGGTGTCCGGCGTGTGGGACAAGGGCAAGGCCGCCGTCATCGTGCTCGAACAGACGGCCACCGACTCGGGCGGGAACCCGTTGTGGACCACGGGGATGCAGATCTGGGCCCGCGATGAGGGCGGGTTCGGCGGCTCCCCGGGACCCGAGTCGGTGGCCACGATCCCCGAACGTGCGCCCGACAAGGTGCTCGTGTCCCACACCGGGACGGCGCAGGCGCTGCTGTACCGGCTCAGTGGCGACCTCAACCCGCTGCACGCGGACCCCGCGTTCGCGGCCGCGGCCGGGTTCGAAAGGCCGATCCTGCACGGGCTCGCGTCGTACGGTGTGGTGTGCAAGGCCGTCGTCGACGGCGTGCTGGGCGGCGATCCCACGCGACTGCGCCACTACGCGGTGCGGTTTGCTGGCTCGCTGTATCCCGGCGACACCGTCGAGACCGCGGTCTGGCAGGAGGGTGACCGGCTCACTCTCTGTGCGACGTGCCCCGACCGGGCCGGGCAACCGGTGCTGACCCAGGCGACGATGGAGGTGAGCGGATGA